Proteins from a single region of Mytilus trossulus isolate FHL-02 chromosome 2, PNRI_Mtr1.1.1.hap1, whole genome shotgun sequence:
- the LOC134707788 gene encoding uncharacterized protein LOC134707788: MYEVFILYDDTDGFTQKTLFPIFDNQKLEYCSFNHFPEKTRRDSIKTLDSFPDKILIILSEELCQNEIEKYDIHNVLMYAVEIYGNASKVSNRVITYKTTGSITKENGLFPLLKTTIICNISDESIKDLVLEIRLKIMPFCNILAKNELVGTLGMHGLSIKHLESQIFGLTISTQNLCLQIDLDEYFRYRKKHLDHKTVDVLGQTQVLRSPYTKVLIIIDNNLDRFKEAVSDISDICSSLISCTSDFKPMNLVCSVAGKYDSAEENSLKGIYPNAWYAVSRKVVADFAQPRFEKYSCVEERKNSFPSVWIENDLDQVSKIAKAGFFYPGDGLNGQCFSCSCRLTNVKFYTNPLTKHASQHPDCKFIKETLPEEEIQNAILQFNDVNTKNYFASQLEKTYCTLKSRKETFKGSVCNISASDVERWAEAGFYCVALNTIQCFKCCVRLFHIPQNVNIWTIHANISPTCPYVYEKKGNEFLSDLRLSKKLSICPEQTIITIKGMHDSTQTDTEDENTKTETGEYLFRPW; encoded by the coding sequence ATGTACGAAGTGTTTATTCTGTATGATGATACAGATGGATTTACTCAAAAAACTCTTTTTCCTATTTTCGATAACCAAAAGCTGGAATATTGTTCATTTAATCATTTTCCAGAAAAGACAAGAAGGGACAGCATAAAGACATTAGATTCCTTTCCTGATAAAATACTTATCATATTATCTGAGGAGTTATgtcaaaatgaaattgaaaaatatgatattcataATGTTCTTATGTATGCCGTCGAAATATACGGGAATGCTAGTAAAGTTTCTAATCGGGTTATTACTTATAAAACTACTGGATCAATAACTAAAGAGAATGGTTTATTTCCACTGTTGAAAACTACTATCATTTGTAACATATCAGATGAATCCATCAAGGATCTTGTATTGGAGATCAGATTAAAGATCATGCCATTTTGTAACATTctggctaaaaatgaacttGTTGGAACTTTAGGTATGCATGGATTAAGCATAAAACATTTAGAATCACAAATATTTGGTCTTACAATTTCAACACAAAATCTCTGTTTACAAATAGACTTGGATGAATATTTCAGATATCGCAAAAAACACCTAGATCACAAAACCGTAGACGTTTTGGGACAAACGCAAGTTTTAAGAAGTCCTTATActaaagtattgataataataGATAATAATTTAGACAGATTCAAAGAAGCCGTGTCCGATATTTCTGATATATGTTCATCTTTAATTAGTTGTACAAGTGACTTTAAACCTATGAATTTAGTGTGTTCTGTTGCTGGAAAGTATGATTCTGCTGAAGAAAACTCTCTCAAGGGCATTTACCCAAATGCATGGTACGCTGTTTCACGAAAAGTTGTTGCTGATTTTGCACAGCcacgttttgaaaaatatagttGTGTTGAAGAAAGAAAGAATTCATTTCCTTCAGTATGGATTGAAAATGATCTAGACCAGGTTAGCAAAATAGCCAAAGCTGGTTTTTTCTACCCAGGAGATGGATTAAATGGACAATGTTTTTCTTGTAGTTGCAGgcttacaaatgtaaaattttacacaaatcCGCTTACTAAACATGCTTCCCAACACCCAGACTGTaaattcatcaaagaaactTTACCAGAGGAAGAAATACAGAATGCAATTTTGCAATTCAACGATGTTAATACCAAAAATTATTTTGCATCTCAACTTGAAAAAACGTATTGCACTTTAAAATCTAGAAAGGAAACCTTTAAAGGTAGTGTTTGTAATATAAGTGCATCGGATGTAGAACGATGGGCAGAAGCTGGATTTTATTGTGTTGCGTTGAATACTATTCAGTGCTTCAAATGTTGTGTTAGACTCTTTCACATTCcacaaaatgtaaacatttggACAATACATGCAAACATATCTCCAACATGTCCGTATGTATATGAAAAGAAGGGAAATGAATTCTTATCAGATTTGCGCCTTTCCAAAAAACTTTCAATTTGTCCAGAGCAAACAATCATAACGATTAAAGGAATGCATGACAGTACTCAAACTGACACTGAAGATGAGAATACCAAAACCGAGACTGGGGAATATCTTTTCAGACCATGGTAG
- the LOC134707789 gene encoding uncharacterized protein LOC134707789 — MYDVFIVYDDKDVFTQETLVPVFENQKLEYCSFYDFPGKTKHSILESLDPFPDKILVVISDELCQNEMEKYAIAYILSYAFHIYGNASKMFNHVISFITSGSITIKNGLFQLLETTIIDYNSTAAIKDLVSKIRLKLMPFCNILAKNDIAGTLSLHGLSLKVLHSQIFGLIISSQKLCLQIDLDEYFRYRQKHQDHKTVDVLGQSDVLRSPETKVFIILNNSSNKFKKAVSNISNICSSLIGSCSDFKRWKLACSVAGKYGSAEENFLTNIYPNVWYEVTRNAVTNIVQPRFEKYSSDEERKNSFPTAWIKSDLDQVNKIAHAGFFYPGVGSNGQCYSCGCFLSNIQYHTNLQTYHASQYPECKFIQQTLSEDEIQNAISQFNNVDKKLSIASNLEKIYCTYESRLETFNRYNISVLDVNRIAEAGFYCVALNIIQCFKCCVRLFRIPQNENIWAIHANISPKCLYMYEKKGNEFISGMHDSKKHSICPEGTIITIKGMHDSTQTGTEEDNTNTEEYFFRPW; from the coding sequence atgtatgATGTGTTTATTGTATATGATGATAAAGATGTGTTTACTCAAGAAACTCTTGTTCCTGTTTTCGAAAACCAGAAGCTAgaatattgttcattttatGATTTTCCCGGAAAGACAAAACATAGCATCTTAGAATCATTAGACCCCTTTCCTGATAAAATACTTGTCGTTATATCGGACGAGTTATGCCAAAATGAAATGGAAAAATATGCTATTGCATATATTCTGTCGTATGCCTTCCATATTTACGGAAATGCCAGTAAAATGTTTAATCAcgttatttcttttataactaGTGGATCAATAACTATAAAGAATGGTTTATTTCAACTGTTGGAAACTACTATCATTGATTACAATTCAACAGCTGCCATCAAGGATCTTGTATCAAAAATCAGATTAAAGCTAATGCCATTTTGTAACATTCTAGCTAAAAATGACATCGCTGGAACTTTAAGTTTGCATGGATTAAGCTTAAAAGTTTTACATTCACAAATATTTGGTCTAATAATTTCATCACAAAAGCTCTGTTTACAAATCGACTTGGATGAATATTTCAGATATCGACAAAAACATCAAGATCACAAAACTGTAGATGTTTTGGGACAAAGTGACGTTCTGAGAAGCCCTGAAACTAAAGTTTTTATCATACTTAACAACAGCTCGAATAAATTTAAGAAAGCTGTGTCTAATATTTCTAACATTTGTTCATCTTTAATTGGCTCATGCAGCGACTTTAAACGTTGGAAACTAGCATGTTCTGTTGCAGGAAAGTATGGTTCCGCCGAAGAAAACTTTTTGACGAATATTTACCCAAATGTGTGGTATGAAGTTACAAGAAACGCTGTTACTAATATTGTGCAACCacgttttgaaaaatacagTAGTGATGAAGAAAGGAAGAATTCATTTCCAACAGCGTGGATTAAAAGTGATCTAGATCAGGTTAACAAAATAGCCCATGCTGGTTTTTTCTATCCAGGAGTTGGATCAAATGGACAGTGTTACTCTTGTGGCTGTTTCCTCTCTAATATACAATATCATACAAATCTTCAAACATATCATGCTTCCCAATATCCAGAGTGTAAGTTTATCCAGCAAACTTTATCAGAGGATGAAATACAGAATGCAATTTCACAGTTCaataatgttgataaaaaattgTCTATTGCTTCtaaccttgaaaaaatatattgtacttATGAATCCAGATTGGAAACATTTAACAGATATAATATAAGTGTATTGGATGTAAATAGAATAGCAGAAGCTGGATTTTATTGTGTTGCTTTAAATATTATTCAGTGCTTTAAATGTTGTGTTAGACTCTTTCGCATTccacaaaatgaaaacatttggGCAATACATGCAAATATATCTCCAAAATGTCTGTATATGTACGAAAAGAAGGGAAATGAATTCATATCAGGTATGCATGATTCTAAGAAACATTCAATTTGTCCAGAGGGAACAATTATAACAATTAAGGGAATGCATGACAGTACTCAAACAGGCACTGAAGAAGACAATACAAACACTGAGGAATATTTTTTCAGACCATGGTAG
- the LOC134707790 gene encoding vesicle-associated membrane protein 4-like yields the protein MPPKFVRQHDNMDSNRARSAETRALLDGNSDEEDFFLKGPNVKPGNIRSDPKINRLQGQVNEVIDVMQNNVAKIVDRGDKLEDLQDKSENLSDHADMFRSRAKGLHRQMWWKNCKMKIIIAVVILILLAVIIIPIIVKSSQN from the exons ATGCCACCAAAGTTCGTCAGACAACATGATAATATGGATTCTAACCGTGCTAGAAGCGCTGAAACG AGAGCACTTCTTGATGGAAATTCAGATGAAGAAGATTTCTTCTTGAA AGGACCAAATGTCAAACCGGGGAATATAAGGAGTGATCCAAAGATAAACAG ATTACAGGGCCAAGTAAATGAGGTTATTGATGTGATGCAAAACAATGTTGCTAAAATTGTTGACAGGGGAGACAAGCTTGAAGATTTACAGGATAAATCAG aaaatttaagTGACCATGCAGATATGTTTAGATCAAGAGCTAAAGGCTTACACAGACAAATGTGGTGGAAAAATTGTAAG atgaaaataataatagctgtggtgattttaattttacttgcAGTCATAATCA ttcCAATCATTGTGAAGAGTTCACAGAACTGA